The DNA region ATCGTCGGCCAGGTCGCCGGCGCCTACTACGGCAAGCCCGGCATCCCGGCCAGGTGGCTCGGCAAGCTGCATCAAGGGGATGAGATAGAGGGGATCGCGTCGGCGCTGTATCAAGCAGCGCTCACACGAAACGCGGGATGACAGGTAGCCCGGGCTTCAGCCCGGGACATGCAGGTTGCCGCCAAGATCGAAAGCCCGGTCAGCTCCTGGGCTCGGGACAGGCCGTGGACTCCCCCGGCTTGAGGACGAACGTCGGATAGGCCTCGAAATCATCGCCATTGCTAAAAGTGGTGGTCTGGGTCGCGTAGCCCGGGCTCTTCACGCACCAGTTCCAGAAGAACTGCTGCGCCCCGTGGATCACGAAGAACTCGAGGCGCAGGTCCTTCACCTTGTAGAAGGTCGCGAAGCCCGCCGGGTCGGTCATCGCCGTCGCCCTGAACTGCTCCCAGCCATAGGGATAGGCACTGCTGATCAACACCACCTCCGCCGACTCCAGCGGCTGGCCATGCTCGTTGTGCACCTGTGCCTCGGCATAGGGCTGGAGGGTCTTGTAGACGGGGACGCAGGCGCAGAGGGTGGTGCAGGTGATCGCTGCCAGCAGGCTTTTCATCCACTTAAGATCCATTCGAAGGCGTACCTTTGACACAGCGTTCCAAAGTAATAACAGTCGTCCGACGAGAAAAATGAGCTAGCGATGTACTTAGTAGAAATCAACCAAAACCGCCCCGACTTCAGGGTATTCATCGACCTGCTCTACGGTGCGAGGCGCAATGTCGATACGGATGGCGACGCCAACCCCGTCCATAGCCGAGCCTGGACGTATCTCTACCTGGCGGATCGCGAGAGCGACGACCCTCCAGTGGATATCTCTGAACTGGAAGGGCGACCCGGCGTCTACGTGGTGGAGTCTGAGTCCGAGCGCCTCATGCAGCTATGTGCGCTTTACCTGTTCATGAAATGCGGTAGCTCGCTGGTCCAGAACTCACACGCGCTTACGGTTGATGAAATCTCGGCACTCAAGGCTCGGTATAGCTTGGAGTTATCCCGAGCGGACGCAGCGTTGTGCCATGCCTCATCTGCTGATCTCCCATACCCGAACAGTAGATAACCATGCGCTGGCTCACGATTCCGGCATCGGCCCTTTTCGGCATCAGTTGTCTACAAGGCTCAGACTTTCTGTAAGGCGAAACTGCGTGCACGGTTCGTCCGCTCCCTTGGCGAGACTTGGAGCTGCTGTGGTGGGCTCAAGCCCACCCTACGGCTGTGTCATCACGACGCCGCTTCCTTCGTCCCCTTCCCGTTGCGCTCCCGCCATTGATCCATCACGCGCTTGGCATTTTCCGCGCAGTCCATGCCTTCGGGCTTGCCCTCGATGCTGGCGATGGTCTGCAAGAGGCGTTCGCGGCTTTGCGCCAGGCGCTGCTGGACGATCTCTA from Pseudomonas tohonis includes:
- a CDS encoding carboxypeptidase regulatory-like domain-containing protein translates to MKSLLAAITCTTLCACVPVYKTLQPYAEAQVHNEHGQPLESAEVVLISSAYPYGWEQFRATAMTDPAGFATFYKVKDLRLEFFVIHGAQQFFWNWCVKSPGYATQTTTFSNGDDFEAYPTFVLKPGESTACPEPRS